In one Nicotiana sylvestris chromosome 8, ASM39365v2, whole genome shotgun sequence genomic region, the following are encoded:
- the LOC104247720 gene encoding protein Brevis radix-like 1 yields MLTCITCKQKIDDDGGEEGPRPPPNTKDSVKSLTAQIKDIALKVSGAYKCKSTIPTSYRKGHRPYPDFDTISEGVPYPYQPASSSSTPAWDFTSAGNLRTPRPDPRFARGFSGVESISQSGDVVVENDEQIEWTAQVEPGVQITFVSLPNGGNDLKRIRFSRDMFNKWQAQRWWGENYDRIMELYNVQRFNKQALNTPGRSEDGRDSNYSRLGSAMESPMMTPATNKEWTPSNFHKPTGSTAYAAGFPKGDMSYMDASRTTTDSRDEASLSVSNASELESEWVEQDEPGVYITIRQLVDGTRELRRVRFSREKFGEVHAKLWWEQNRERIQTQYL; encoded by the exons ATGTTGACGTGTATCACGTGTAAGCAAAAGATAGACGATGACGGAGGTGAAGAGGGACCCCGTCCTCCTCCCAATACTAAAGACTCCGTCAAAAGCCTCACGGCCCAG ATCAAGGATATTGCTTTAAAGGTCTCAGGAGCTTATAAATGCAAGTCAACAATACCAACTAGCTACAGGAAAGGGCATAGACCGTATCCTGATTTTGATACAATATCAGAGGGAGTTCCATATCCATATCAACCAGCAAGTTCTAGTTCTACTCCAGCTTGGGATTTTACAAGTGCTGGAAATCTAAGGACTCCTAGACCTGATCCAAGATTTGCTAGAGGATTTAGTGGTGTTGAATCTATTTCTCAGTCTGGTGATGTGGTGGTGGAAAATGATGAGCAAATAGAGTGGACAGCACAGGTCGAGCCTGGTGTTCAGATCACGTTTGTTTCTCTCCCTAATGGTGGAAATGATCTTAAACGAATCCGCTTTAG TCGGGACATGTTCAACAAATGGCAAGCTCAAAGATGGTGGGGTGAGAATTATGACCGAATTATGGAGCTCTATAATGTTCAGAGATTCAATAAACAAGCTCTTAACACGCCTGGACGGTCTGAGGATGGA AGAGATTCCAATTATTCGAGGCTTGGATCTGCAATGGAGAGCCCTATGATGACTCCTGCAACAAACAAGGAATGGACTCCAAGCAATTTCCATAAACCAACAGGATCAACTGCCTATGCAGCTGGTTTCCCAAAGGGTGACATGTCATATATGGACGCTTCAAGGACAACCACTGACTCTAGAGATGAAGCTTCACTTTCCGTTAGTAATGCTAGTGAATTGGAGTCAGAATGGGTAGAACAAGATGAGCCTGGGGTCTATATAACCATCAGACAACTAGTTGATGGCACTAGAGAGCTACGCCGTGTTAGATTCAG CCGAGAGAAGTTTGGGGAGGTGCATGCAAAGCTGTGGTGGGAACAGAACCGAGAGAGAATACAAACTCAGTACCTTTAA
- the LOC104243222 gene encoding uncharacterized protein, translated as MDESYFPEKSKRKSSGICYSHHLRVDIFYAVIDVQLQELNDRFGVVSSELLLGMVNLNPVNSFANFDKGRIMVLAKCYPNKFDEVQIRDLSYQLDTFIIHMRAGNPKFSNLQGISDLEKALVETNLVETYSYVYLLVKLTLILPVATATVERAFSSMKQIKNEERNNMGDQYLNDCLVC; from the coding sequence ATGGATGAATCCTATTTTCCTGAAAAGTCGAAGCGCAAGTCTTCTGGTATTTGTTATTCACACCACTTGCGTGTTGATATCTTTTATGCTGTAATTGATGTACAACTTCAAGAGCTTAATGACCGTTTTGGTGTAGTGAGTAGCGAATTGCTTCTTGGGATGGTTAACTTGAATCCAGTCAATTCTTTTGCTAATTTTGATAAAGGTAGAATAATGGTTTTAGCAAAATGTTACCCAAATAAGTTTGATGAAGTACAGATTCGAGACTTGAGTTATCAACTAGATACTTTCATAATTCATATGCGAGCTGGCAATCCCAAGTTCTCCAACTTGCAAGGAATTAGTGATTTGGAAAAAGCATTGGTTGAGACAAATCTTGTGGAGACTTATTCGTATGTTTATCTACTTGTGAAGTTAACTCTGATTTTACCTGTTGCTACCGCAACTGTGGAGAGAGCATTCTCATCCATGAAGCAGATAAAGAATGAAGAGCGGAACAACATGGGTGATCAATATTTAAATGATTGTTTAGTTTGTTAG
- the LOC104243221 gene encoding uncharacterized protein, translating to MDKFVTKLDHSQPSSSCQSLIQANANLSYLINELHLGSLKGDPGERTPISDYNPRIRDEVRKHYIQQGPCQPSKHQFPKTLIGGRMRQFVPSWFNGQFSKCFRAWNKGLERLRLHVGDVNSVHDKCFKKMLDLSNHQSIQVVFDKHSEKLKSEYQMRLEASIDVARLILLYGLAFRGHDESESSTNQGLFLGFLRWHEDKHPDMGKVILENAPQNDTLTCPIIQKDIINACAKETLKAIIGDLNGDYFVILVDESNDISHKEQMALVLRYVDKNAEVVERFVGLVHVSDTSACSLKEAIYSLLSDHSLSPSQIRGQGYDGASNMRGEISGLKTLIMKDNSSAYYIHCFAHQLQLTLVAMSKKHLDVEDFFCHVTNVLNVIGVSFKRRDLLRHLQAEKLEQLLESGEIHTGRGLNQERGLQRPVLAMSNELNKILQKRDQDIVNAVEFLKITKKRLQDMRETGWESLLDDVPHFVICMIL from the exons ATGGATAAATTTGTCACGAAGTTGGACCATTCTCAACCAAGTTCTAGTTGTCAATCCTTGATCCAAGCGAATGCCAATCTTTCCTATCTTATAAATGAACTCCATTTGGGGTCACTTAAAGGCGATCCAGGAGAAAGAACACCTATTTCTGACTATAACCCTAGAATACGAGATGAAGTAAGGAAACATTACATTCAACAAGGTCCTTGTCAACCTTCCAAGCATCAATTTCCCAAAACTCTAATAGGAGGAAGAATGCGTCAATTTGTTCCAAGTTGGTTCAATGGTCAATTTTCTAAATG ttttagGGCTTGGAATAAGGGTCTTGAAAGATTGCGTTTACACGTTGGTGATGTTAATAGTGTCCATGATAAATGTTTCAAGAAGATGCTAGATTTATCAAATCATCAATCAATTCAAGTTGTTTTTGATAAGCACTCCGAGAAGTTAAAAAGTGAGTATCAAATGCGTTTAGAAGCATCAATTGATGTGGCAAGACTTATATTATTGTATGGATTGGCTTTTAGGGGCCATGATGAAAGTGAATCTTCAACAAATCAAGGCCTCTTTCTAGGATTCTTACGATGGCATGAGGACAAGCATCCAGATATGGGAAAAGTAATATTAGAAAATGCTCCACAAAATGATACTTTGACTTGCCCTATAATCCAAAAGGATATTATCAATGCTTGTGCAAAAGAAACATTAAAGGCTATAATTGGAGACTTGAATGGAGATTACTTTGTTATATTAGTTGATGAGTCCAACGATATCTCACACAAAGAACAAATGGCTCTTGTTTTGCGTTATGTTGATAAGAATGCTGAAGTGGTAGAGCGATTTGTTGGTCTTGTTCATGTTAGTGATACATCGGCATGCTCATTAAAGGAAGCAATCTACTCTTTGCTTTCGGACCACTCACTAAGTCCATCCCAAATACGTGGACAAGGTTATGATGGAGCTAGTAACATGAGGGGCGAAATAAGTGGTCTTAAGACTTTGATTATGAAAGACAACTCATCGGCATATTACATTCATTGCTTTGCTCATCAATTGCAATTAACACTTGTAGCTATGTCTAAAAAGCATTTGGATGTCGAAGACTTCTTCTGTCATGTTACTAATGTGTTGAATGTCATTGGAGTATCTTTTAAGCGCAGAGATTTGCTTCGCCATCTTCAAGCTGAAAAACTGGAGCAATTACTTGAGTCTGGTGAAATTCATACCGGGCGAGGACTAAATCAAGAACGCGGGCTTCAAAGACCAG TTTTGGCAATGTCAAATGAGTTGAACAAGATCTTACAAAAGAGAGATCAAGATATTGTTAATGCCGTGGAGTTTCTTAAGATTACAAAGAaaagattacaagatatgagggAAACTGGATGGGAATCTTTGCTAGATGACGTTCCTCATTTTGTcatatgcatgatattataa